One Parageobacillus sp. KH3-4 genomic region harbors:
- the rpsS gene encoding 30S ribosomal protein S19, producing MGRSLKKGPFCDEHLMKKIEKLNETGQKQVIKTWSRRSTIFPQFVGHTIAVYDGRKHVPVYITEDMVGHKLGEFAPTRTFRGHAGDDKKTKR from the coding sequence ATGGGTCGCAGCTTAAAAAAAGGTCCGTTCTGTGATGAACATTTAATGAAAAAAATCGAAAAATTAAATGAAACAGGTCAAAAACAAGTGATTAAAACATGGTCTCGTCGTTCGACAATTTTCCCGCAATTTGTTGGTCACACGATCGCCGTATATGATGGACGCAAACACGTGCCGGTTTATATTACGGAAGATATGGTGGGACATAAACTTGGCGAGTTCGCACCAACACGTACGTTCAGAGGTCATGCTGGCGACGATAAGAAAACAAAGCGTTAA
- the rplB gene encoding 50S ribosomal protein L2, whose product MAIKKYKPTSNGRRGMTVLDFSEITTDKPEKSLLAPLKKKAGRNNQGKITVRHQGGGHKRLYRIIDFKRDKDGIPGRVATIEYDPNRSANIALIHYADGEKRYIIAPKNLKVGMEIMSGPDADIKVGNALPLENIPVGTLVHNIELKPGKGGQLVRAAGTSAQVLGKEGKYVIVRLASGEVRMILGACRATVGEVGNEQHELVNIGKAGRARWLGIRPTVRGSVMNPVDHPHGGGEGKAPIGRKSPMTPWGKPTLGFKTRKKNNKSDKFIIRRRKK is encoded by the coding sequence ATGGCAATTAAAAAATACAAACCGACCTCAAACGGTCGCCGTGGTATGACAGTTCTTGACTTCTCAGAAATTACGACGGATAAGCCAGAAAAATCATTGCTTGCGCCGTTAAAGAAAAAAGCTGGCCGCAACAACCAAGGAAAAATTACAGTGCGTCACCAAGGTGGCGGTCATAAACGTCTATATCGCATCATCGATTTTAAGCGTGATAAAGATGGAATTCCAGGTCGCGTTGCTACAATCGAGTATGATCCAAACCGTTCTGCAAACATTGCGTTAATTCACTATGCGGACGGTGAAAAACGTTATATTATTGCGCCGAAAAACCTTAAAGTAGGCATGGAAATCATGTCTGGACCAGACGCAGACATTAAAGTTGGCAATGCATTGCCGCTTGAAAATATCCCAGTCGGTACGCTTGTGCATAATATTGAATTAAAACCAGGAAAAGGCGGACAATTAGTTCGCGCTGCTGGTACATCTGCACAAGTGCTTGGGAAAGAAGGAAAATATGTCATCGTTCGCCTCGCATCCGGCGAAGTGCGCATGATTTTAGGTGCTTGCCGGGCAACGGTTGGCGAAGTAGGCAATGAACAGCACGAACTTGTGAACATCGGTAAAGCAGGTCGCGCTCGTTGGCTAGGTATTCGTCCAACAGTTCGCGGTTCGGTTATGAACCCTGTTGATCACCCACACGGTGGTGGTGAAGGTAAAGCGCCAATCGGACGCAAATCGCCAATGACTCCTTGGGGTAAACCGACACTTGGCTTTAAAACACGCAAAAAGAATAACAAATCGGATAAATTTATTATACGTCGTCGTAAAAAATAA
- the rplW gene encoding 50S ribosomal protein L23, with the protein MKDPRDIIKRPIITENTMNLISQKKYTFEVDVNANKTEVKDAVEKIFGVKVAKVNIMNYKGKFKRVGRYSGYTNRRRKAIVTLTPDSKEIELFEV; encoded by the coding sequence ATGAAAGATCCTCGCGATATTATTAAACGGCCCATTATCACGGAAAACACGATGAACTTAATTTCACAAAAAAAATATACATTTGAAGTCGACGTAAATGCGAATAAAACAGAAGTGAAAGATGCTGTAGAGAAAATTTTTGGCGTGAAAGTAGCGAAAGTCAACATTATGAACTATAAAGGAAAATTCAAACGCGTTGGCCGTTACAGCGGTTATACGAACCGTCGCCGCAAAGCGATCGTAACGTTAACGCCAGATAGCAAAGAGATCGAACTGTTCGAAGTATAA